The Thunnus albacares chromosome 11, fThuAlb1.1, whole genome shotgun sequence genome contains a region encoding:
- the arglu1a gene encoding arginine and glutamate-rich protein 1-A: protein MGRSRSRSSSRSKHSKSSKHSKKRSRSRSRSRDRERSKKRSKSRESKRNRRRESRSRSRSTTASSRRDRAASPPERIDIFGRTLSKRNALDEKQRKEEEERKLEMERQRKIRQQEIEEKLIEEETARRVEELVAKRVEEELEKRKDEIEREVLRRVEEAKRIMERQLLEELERQRQAELAAQKAREEEEKSKREELEKILEENNRKIAEAQAKLAEDQLRIVEEQRKIHEERMKLEQDRQKQQKEEQKIILGKGKSRPKLSFSLKATE from the exons ATGGGCCGCTCCCGGAGCCGCAGCTCGTCCAGGTCCAAACACTCCAAAAGCAGCAAGCACAGCAAGAAACGGAGCCGGTCTCGGTCGCGGTCCAGAGACAGGGAAAGGTCTAAGAAGCGGTCCAAGTCCCGAGAATCGAAGAGGAACCGACGCAGAGAGTCTCGTTCCCGCTCCCGGTCTACTACTGCCTCGTCCCGCAGAGACAGAGCTGCCTCGCCGCCAGAGCGCATCGACATCTTCGGCCGGACTCTGAGCAAAAGAAATGCGCTGGACgagaagcagaggaaggaggaggaagagaggaagctCGAGATGGAGAGACAAAGGAAGAT CCGCCAGCAGGAGATCGAGGAGAAGCTGATCGAGGAGGAGACGGCGCGGCGAGTGGAGGAGCTCGTGGCCAAGcgggtggaggaggagctggagaaacGGAAGGACGAGATCGAGCGGGAGGTGCTGCGGCGCGTCGAGGAGGCGAAGCGCATCATGGAGcggcagctgctggaggagctggagaggcAACGGCAGGCCGAGTTGGCGGCGCAGAAGGCCAGAGAG GAGGAAGAAAAATCTAAGCGGGAGGAGCTGGAAAAAATCCTGGAGGAGAATAACCGCAAGATCGCCGAAGCTCAGGCCAAACTG GCCGAGGATCAGTTGCGTATTGTGGAGGAGCAGAGAAAGATTCACGAGGAGCGcatgaagctggagcaggacCGTCAAAAGCAGCAGAAGGAAGAGCAGAAAATCATCCTCGGCAAGGGCAAGTCCAGGCCCAagctctccttctccctcaagGCCACCGAATGA